TGAAAAAAGGTAGTTGCGTTGAATCGGGTCCGATATGACGACCTACTTTCACTTCAAGTTTTCTAAATTCACCCGGTATGACTTCTGAAAATGTTCCGGTTTCTGATTTGGCTTTTTTCATATCCTCAGGCAGTTGCTCGTAAAACATCCTATGTATATCTTTTAGGTATATTGAAGAATATGGAGATTTTGCAGATGGAAATTTTTCGATCCCTTTGGTTATTAATGTGTGTACGTGTATATGAGCTTTCGCCTCGATTTGTCGGTTACGTTTTTCTTTATCGTCTGAAAACTCTTTATTAAGTGCTTTTTCTATATCAATGGGATGGGTGTCATGACCTTCTATCAGATTAGAGTAATAACTATTCATCGGTCTTAAAAAATCTCCAATTGCTGATTGGGTTATTGGGTTTAATGTTCCTGATAACTTAGATGCTTTTTCTATTAACTCAATTGCCAGATTCTCTAAAACTTTTGAATCGTCTGAAGGAATTAATGGTTCCATAGCGTTAGGAGTTTTGTATAATTCGTATTCTGGTGCCATAAAGAAAAAATATGTTAAATATTCCGGTTGTTATTCCGGTTGTTATTCCGGTGGTTATTCCGGTGGTTTAATTCTTGATAACTAGTTTTATAAAGACATTTTACGGAAAAAATTTCCAAATGTTATAAGTGATGTAAAAATATGAAATATTCCGGATATATTTTCATGCCTTACTGCATGGGCGTCAGTAGTATTAGAATCATTAAAAGAAATCTGCAAGAAAGACTCAACGATGCAATCAGAATTAAGCAATGGAATACCGATACGATATCGGCCTTGAAGTGTCAAACAGCAACACCTATTTCAACACCGTAACATGTCCACGCAGCGTGATGTAGGGATTCTCAAAACAATCAGATTCAAGTTTGATGAAATAAACATAAACGCCATCTTGCACCAAGGTGCCGTTGTAGATACCGTCCCACTTTTCATAAGGATCATGGGAATGGAAAAGCACTTGTCCCCACCGGTTGAAAATAAAAATTTCATAGTTGACTAAATGCGTGTAATCACCAAATACTACTTCAAATTCATTGTTCAATAAATTGCCATCGGGTGTGAACGCATTCGGAATATAAATAACCTGATCAAGACCAGAAAATGTCACTTGAATTGAATCAGTATAAGTTGTTCCACACAATGTTTGTTGCACAGAATACAAACCTGTTTCAGTAACATTAATTGCCGGTGAATATTGGTTTGTTGACCAATGGAATTGGCCGGCCTGTACACCGGTGTGTAGGAGGACTTGATTGTCCATACATGTTTCAATATCTGGTCCTAGAGAAATTTGCATTGGATTTAAAAAGCTAATTTGAATTTGATCAAACGCCTGACATCCATAATTATTTGTGACTTCAACGCTGTATGTTCCTGCATCCAACACAACCAGCGTATCAGCATTTGATCCATTGCTCCACAAAACATTTGAAAATCCATTAGCGGTGAGAACAAATTCTCCTGGGCAGGCAGCAGTATCATCACCAAGATCAATAACTGGAATAGGAGCGAGAAAAACATCGATGGTATCAGCATCAAAGCAACCGTTCAAATCAATTCCATTAGCAATGTACTGACCAGAATTAGTAACATTAATTGCGGATCCGATTTCTCCGGTGTTCCAGTTAACTGTTCCTGAATATCCGGACGAACTGAGAACAGCTTCGTTAGCACAAATATTTATATCAGGTCCTAAATTTAATTGCAAAGGAATATTGAAGAAAACATCTACATTGTCGTTTTGCTGACAGCCGGAAGAGTTTGTCACCGTTACAGAATAATTCCCTGATGAGGTAACATCTATACTGCTTGTCGTTGCCCCGGTGTTCCATAGTATAGACGGAAAAAAACCTGCACTCAAAACAATGGTATCTCCCTCGCAAGCCTGTTGGTCTGCACCCAAATCAATATTTGGAAGAGGCATTAAAGAAATGTTTACGGTATCATAACTTAAACATCCTGCGGCATTTTCACCTATGGCTGAATATTGTCCTGACGCAGTAATCCAATTTGTCAGACCAATTGAACCGTCAGACCACGTGAGCGTTCCTACAAATGCACCCGGATTAAGTAACAAACTATCAGCACAAAGAGTTTGATCAGCACCAAGAGAAAATGGAGTAGGGGAACCGAAAACGACGTAAGTAGAATCTGCAAGAATACACCCTCCCGTATTTATTGATACACTATACCAGCCAGTGGTGTTGACTGTGATTGTTTGCGTGCTTTCACCTGTTGACCAGGAATAATTCGGATATCCGCTACCCGCATCCAAAACAATTGGATTACCTGCGCATTCAGATAAAGAATCAGGCATACTGAGAGTTCCTGATCCACCTGAAGAGGTCATGGTGATCAACAAAGTATCAGATAACGGATAACAAAAATCATCTTCATAAATAATTTCAATTTGTGGATTACCGCTGTACAAAGGATCAGGAGTGATAGTCAAAATCCCAGCACTGATACTACACGTTGCACCGGTCATTCCGGTAATTGAATACGATAAGTTATCACCCTCAGCATCCGAAAATC
This genomic stretch from Crocinitomicaceae bacterium harbors:
- a CDS encoding gliding motility-associated C-terminal domain-containing protein is translated as MNKRYFLLSVLCFFIGSTWSQLENHVWHFGNHTRGIQFNLTTNTPFITNTSYTPYVYGCGSSIVDPSNGDLLFYSDGQNVIDATHAVMPNGNGLNGAPATFSSGAACKIPGDCNSWYVFTITTQTEYWPTPVLGNLYYSVVDMNLVGNGMVGSPLGDVAPGQKNILLATDVSEGIEIIPKANSHDYYLLVGKNNSASLDVYEITSSGITFQANYPLGIPYTEFCRIRFSTANNKIGICSLAENEPVVVADFDPATGVCSAFTNVPGTPIGSSTSHFGGVLDVEFSADGSKLYISKFRGITPSNGGSLHQYDLNTPLVPVTLIHNVSTSSSINAKGIQRGPDGKIYWIAMAGSSSLSNVSVINDANLPGASCNFVLNALPIGVNVGSGWNLFPYTYHFSNTLPQIPDTLINFFCGYPSSFTIDPLAGFSDAEGDNLSYSITGMTGATCSISAGILTITPDPLYSGNPQIEIIYEDDFCYPLSDTLLITMTSSGGSGTLSMPDSLSECAGNPIVLDAGSGYPNYSWSTGESTQTITVNTTGWYSVSINTGGCILADSTYVVFGSPTPFSLGADQTLCADSLLLNPGAFVGTLTWSDGSIGLTNWITASGQYSAIGENAAGCLSYDTVNISLMPLPNIDLGADQQACEGDTIVLSAGFFPSILWNTGATTSSIDVTSSGNYSVTVTNSSGCQQNDNVDVFFNIPLQLNLGPDINICANEAVLSSSGYSGTVNWNTGEIGSAINVTNSGQYIANGIDLNGCFDADTIDVFLAPIPVIDLGDDTAACPGEFVLTANGFSNVLWSNGSNADTLVVLDAGTYSVEVTNNYGCQAFDQIQISFLNPMQISLGPDIETCMDNQVLLHTGVQAGQFHWSTNQYSPAINVTETGLYSVQQTLCGTTYTDSIQVTFSGLDQVIYIPNAFTPDGNLLNNEFEVVFGDYTHLVNYEIFIFNRWGQVLFHSHDPYEKWDGIYNGTLVQDGVYVYFIKLESDCFENPYITLRGHVTVLK